In one window of Erinaceus europaeus chromosome 17, mEriEur2.1, whole genome shotgun sequence DNA:
- the LOC132533926 gene encoding pro-adrenomedullin-like, whose protein sequence is MKLAAVVLMYLVALAFLGADTARLDVASALSKKRDERALGRDRRELRVSSSHPAGPAQTLVQPLDGKGASGGPQASSPDAARIPAKRYRQSMNNFQSPRSLGCRFGTCTVQKLAHQLYRLTDKDKVGEAPRDKISPQGYGRRRRRSAPQTGPGRPLRAPTSRARRGLLALVGA, encoded by the exons ATGAAGTTGGCTGCGGTCGTGCTGATGTACCTGGTCGCGCTCGCCTTCCTGGGCGCGGACACTGCGCGGCTGGACGTGGCGTCCGCGCTGAGCAAGAA GCGGGACGAGCGGGCGCTCGGTCGCGACAGGAGGGAACTTCGCGTGTCCAGCAGCCACCCCGCCGGGCCCGCGCAGACGCTCGTTCAGCCCCTGGACGGGAAGGGCGCCTCCGGGGGCCCCCAGGCCAG CAGCCCGGACGCCGCCCGCATCCCAGCCAAGCGCTACCGGCAGAGCATGAACAACTTCCAGAGCCCGCGCAGCCTGGGCTGCCGCTTCGGGACGTGCACGGTGCAGAAGCTGGCGCACCAGCTGTACCGGCTCACCGACAAGGACAAGGTCGGCGAGGCCCCCCGCGACAAGATCAGCCCCCAGGGCTACGGCCGGAGGCGCCGGCGCTCCGCGCCCCAGACGGGCCCCGGCCGGCCTCTGCGGGCCCCGACCTCCCGGGCGCGCCGCGGCCTCCTCGCCCTCGTCGGGGCCTGA